In Lonchura striata isolate bLonStr1 chromosome 11, bLonStr1.mat, whole genome shotgun sequence, the following proteins share a genomic window:
- the ANP32A gene encoding acidic leucine-rich nuclear phosphoprotein 32 family member A isoform X2 yields the protein MDMKKRIHLELRNRTPSDVKELVLDNCRSYEGKIEGLTDEFEELEFLSTINVGLTSVANLPKLNKLKKLELSDNRISGGLEVLAEKCPNLTHLNLSGNKIKDLGTIEPLKKLENLKSLDLFNCEVTNLNDYRENVFKLLPQLTYLDGYDRDDKEAPDSDAEGYVEGLDDEEEDEDVKDRDDKEAPDSDAEGYVEGLDDEEEDEDEEEYDDDAQVVEDEEDEEEEEEGEEEDVSGEEEEDEEGYNDGEVDDEEDEEEPEEERGQKRKREPEDEGDEDD from the exons GTGAAAGAGCTCGTTCTGGACAACTGCCGGTCGTACGAAGGGAAAATCGAGGGCCTCACGGATGAGTTTGAGGAGCTGGAATTCCTCAGCACAATCAACGTCGGCTTAACCTCAGTTGCAAACTTACCAAAGTTAAACAAACTTAAGAAG CTCGAGTTGAGCGACAACAGAATCTCAGGAGGCCTGGAAGTGTTGGCAGAGAAGTGTCCGAACCTCACGCACCTAAACCTAAGCGGCAACAAAATTAAAGATCTCGGGACAATAGAACCTCTG aAAAAGTTGGAAAACCTGAAGAGCTTAGACCTGTTCAACTGTGAGGTGACCAACTTGAACGACTACAGAGAAAACGTGTTCAAGCTGCTGCCGCAGCTGACGTACCTGGACGGCTACGACAGGGACGACAAGGAAGCGCCGGATTCCGACGCCGAGGGATACGTGGAGGGGctggatgacgaggaggaggatgaggatg TGAAAGACCGGGACGACAAGGAAGCGCCGGATTCCGACGCCGAGGGATACGTGGAGGGGctggatgacgaggaggaggatgaggatg aggAGGAATACGACGACGATGCTCAGGTagtggaggatgaggaggacgaggaggaagaggaggaaggggaggaggaggatgtgagcggagaggaggag gaggatgaggaaggctACAACGACGGCGAGGTggatgacgaggaggacgaggaggagccTG aggaAGAGCGGGGTCAGAAGAGGAAACGAGAGCCTGAGGATGAGGGGGATGAGGACGACTGA
- the ANP32A gene encoding acidic leucine-rich nuclear phosphoprotein 32 family member A isoform X1: MDMKKRIHLELRNRTPSDVKELVLDNCRSYEGKIEGLTDEFEELEFLSTINVGLTSVANLPKLNKLKKLELSDNRISGGLEVLAEKCPNLTHLNLSGNKIKDLGTIEPLKKLENLKSLDLFNCEVTNLNDYRENVFKLLPQLTYLDGYDRDDKEAPDSDAEGYVEGLDDEEEDEDVLSLVKDRDDKEAPDSDAEGYVEGLDDEEEDEDEEEYDDDAQVVEDEEDEEEEEEGEEEDVSGEEEEDEEGYNDGEVDDEEDEEEPEEERGQKRKREPEDEGDEDD; this comes from the exons GTGAAAGAGCTCGTTCTGGACAACTGCCGGTCGTACGAAGGGAAAATCGAGGGCCTCACGGATGAGTTTGAGGAGCTGGAATTCCTCAGCACAATCAACGTCGGCTTAACCTCAGTTGCAAACTTACCAAAGTTAAACAAACTTAAGAAG CTCGAGTTGAGCGACAACAGAATCTCAGGAGGCCTGGAAGTGTTGGCAGAGAAGTGTCCGAACCTCACGCACCTAAACCTAAGCGGCAACAAAATTAAAGATCTCGGGACAATAGAACCTCTG aAAAAGTTGGAAAACCTGAAGAGCTTAGACCTGTTCAACTGTGAGGTGACCAACTTGAACGACTACAGAGAAAACGTGTTCAAGCTGCTGCCGCAGCTGACGTACCTGGACGGCTACGACAGGGACGACAAGGAAGCGCCGGATTCCGACGCCGAGGGATACGTGGAGGGGctggatgacgaggaggaggatgaggatg TTTTATCCCTAGTGAAAGACCGGGACGACAAGGAAGCGCCGGATTCCGACGCCGAGGGATACGTGGAGGGGctggatgacgaggaggaggatgaggatg aggAGGAATACGACGACGATGCTCAGGTagtggaggatgaggaggacgaggaggaagaggaggaaggggaggaggaggatgtgagcggagaggaggag gaggatgaggaaggctACAACGACGGCGAGGTggatgacgaggaggacgaggaggagccTG aggaAGAGCGGGGTCAGAAGAGGAAACGAGAGCCTGAGGATGAGGGGGATGAGGACGACTGA